The Archangium lipolyticum genome contains a region encoding:
- a CDS encoding choice-of-anchor D domain-containing protein → MFELRWVCMAACLWALIGVGCDRPSSHRAESGLVASPEKIEFGLSAVGVSKTMKVRLVNQGRAAFTVHGATATLPNVEVLPFESFELKAGGERELEVRFTPDVEGSVQGMLDVLTDADNAGKDGVAHLGVAGQGVKAWVEVKTAQIDFGNVELGTVAVRELVVRNPTRVESPVRLDIDGADADEFGSSDAGAAFTLKPGEQRALQLSFRPERLGSAQGLARVGVCPTCEPVVVTLAGAGIASKLEVTPLRVDFGRVALGAVAEERITIRNLGTEPMSWGGVNLLDNVSGAFRVVSAPTVSGNVLAPGAVVEVRVGFSPTASGPVREARLELDVRPLGTSNPGPKVALLGEGGTSCVVLQPDPLDFGVVAEGMSATRDVQVINRCRNDVLLSDLKLNTKKGGYFLLTQAPTSLPIPMGQTATVPITFMPRAGVGGGEAELVARLLNGRSTSTEVVKVVGTGKVFSPCQYRVEPARVEFGNVPVGSEVTLAVGVRNVGSSECYLAGMQIAEGSDEAFRADKTGNTVLQPGQRALLLARFKPGAEGEFSGIAEGWVNHPSNGHLTAQLHGRGVQGCFSVQPTNLDFGVTRLTCGPKERELVVYNKCAGPTTLVGLGLDGDASDFKVSHGFLFPQVLAANSVSRVKVTYEPQGDGDDAAAMRFDLGTGTPYTVGLVGKGVLKNEQTDQFVQQSLSKVDVLFLVDNSGSMMDEQQNLGQNFAAFLTHAANTGVDYHIAVTTTGLERSSGGWAMCPGGAEGGENGRFFPVDNSSPRIITPTTPAADSVFARNTNVGVCHWNEQGLEAMYRALADPLVYNVDDPRTPQVLDGNSGFLREEAKLAVIALSDEEDFSPQPVSFYETFLLGLKGGDRSKVVFSAIVGPGDLSVCPKASSSGSRYIQLAQDTGGVVENICTPNWADSLEKISENAFGPNRTFPLSETPSDPSRIVVKVDGVEVKTGWVYDRNTNTLVFDSETAPPPGASVDITYPVGC, encoded by the coding sequence ATGTTTGAATTGCGCTGGGTGTGCATGGCGGCGTGTTTGTGGGCCTTGATCGGGGTGGGGTGCGATCGGCCTTCGTCGCATCGCGCCGAGTCGGGGCTGGTGGCCTCGCCCGAGAAGATCGAGTTCGGCCTGTCGGCGGTGGGTGTTTCCAAGACGATGAAGGTGCGGCTGGTGAACCAGGGCCGCGCGGCCTTCACGGTGCACGGCGCCACCGCGACCCTGCCCAACGTGGAGGTGCTGCCCTTCGAGTCCTTCGAGCTGAAGGCGGGCGGTGAGCGCGAGCTGGAGGTGCGCTTCACGCCGGACGTGGAGGGCTCGGTGCAGGGCATGCTGGATGTGCTCACGGACGCCGACAACGCGGGCAAGGACGGCGTGGCGCACCTGGGCGTGGCGGGCCAGGGTGTGAAGGCGTGGGTGGAGGTGAAGACGGCGCAGATCGACTTCGGCAACGTGGAGCTGGGCACCGTGGCGGTGCGCGAGCTGGTGGTGCGCAATCCCACCCGGGTGGAGAGCCCGGTGCGCCTGGACATCGACGGGGCGGACGCGGACGAGTTCGGCTCCAGCGACGCGGGAGCGGCCTTCACGCTCAAGCCGGGCGAGCAGCGCGCGCTGCAGCTCTCCTTCCGGCCGGAGCGGCTGGGCTCGGCCCAGGGCCTGGCGCGCGTGGGCGTGTGCCCCACGTGCGAGCCGGTGGTGGTGACGCTGGCGGGGGCCGGCATCGCCTCGAAGCTGGAGGTGACGCCCCTGCGGGTGGACTTCGGCCGGGTGGCGCTGGGCGCCGTCGCCGAGGAGCGCATCACCATCCGCAACCTGGGCACCGAGCCCATGTCCTGGGGCGGGGTGAACCTGCTGGACAACGTGAGCGGGGCCTTCCGCGTGGTGAGCGCGCCCACCGTCTCGGGCAACGTGCTCGCTCCAGGCGCGGTGGTGGAGGTGCGGGTGGGCTTCTCGCCGACGGCCAGCGGCCCCGTGCGCGAGGCGCGTCTGGAGCTGGACGTGCGGCCCCTGGGCACCTCGAACCCGGGGCCCAAGGTGGCGCTCCTGGGCGAGGGTGGCACCTCGTGCGTGGTGCTGCAGCCGGATCCGCTCGACTTCGGCGTGGTGGCCGAGGGCATGAGCGCCACCCGGGACGTGCAGGTCATCAACCGCTGCCGCAACGACGTCCTGCTGAGCGACCTGAAGCTCAACACCAAGAAGGGGGGCTACTTCCTGCTGACGCAGGCGCCCACCAGCCTGCCCATCCCCATGGGACAGACGGCCACCGTGCCCATCACCTTCATGCCACGCGCGGGCGTCGGCGGGGGTGAGGCGGAGCTCGTCGCCAGGCTCCTCAACGGGCGCAGCACCTCCACCGAGGTGGTGAAGGTGGTGGGGACGGGCAAGGTGTTCTCGCCCTGCCAGTACCGGGTGGAGCCGGCCCGGGTGGAGTTCGGCAACGTACCGGTGGGCTCGGAGGTGACGCTCGCCGTGGGGGTGCGCAACGTGGGCTCCTCCGAGTGCTACCTGGCCGGGATGCAGATCGCCGAGGGCTCGGACGAGGCCTTCCGCGCGGACAAGACGGGCAACACCGTGCTCCAGCCGGGGCAGCGGGCCCTGCTGCTGGCGCGCTTCAAGCCGGGCGCGGAGGGCGAGTTCTCCGGAATCGCGGAGGGCTGGGTGAACCACCCGAGCAACGGCCACCTGACGGCGCAGCTGCACGGCCGCGGTGTGCAGGGGTGCTTCTCCGTGCAGCCCACCAACCTGGACTTCGGCGTCACCCGGCTCACCTGCGGTCCGAAGGAGCGCGAGCTGGTCGTCTACAACAAGTGCGCCGGCCCCACCACGCTCGTGGGCCTGGGCCTCGACGGTGACGCCAGCGACTTCAAGGTGTCGCACGGCTTCCTCTTCCCGCAGGTGCTCGCCGCCAACAGCGTGTCGCGCGTGAAGGTGACGTACGAGCCCCAGGGGGATGGGGACGACGCCGCCGCCATGCGGTTCGACCTGGGCACGGGCACGCCCTACACCGTGGGCCTGGTGGGCAAGGGCGTCCTCAAGAACGAGCAGACGGATCAGTTCGTCCAGCAGTCGCTGTCCAAGGTGGACGTGCTGTTCCTGGTGGACAACTCGGGCTCGATGATGGACGAGCAGCAGAACCTGGGTCAGAACTTCGCGGCCTTCCTGACGCACGCGGCGAACACGGGCGTGGACTACCACATCGCCGTCACCACCACGGGCCTCGAGCGCTCCTCGGGTGGTTGGGCGATGTGCCCCGGTGGCGCCGAGGGCGGTGAGAACGGCCGCTTCTTCCCCGTCGACAACTCGTCGCCTCGCATCATCACGCCCACCACGCCGGCGGCCGACTCCGTCTTCGCGCGCAACACCAACGTGGGCGTGTGCCACTGGAACGAGCAGGGCCTGGAGGCCATGTACCGCGCCCTGGCGGATCCCCTGGTGTACAACGTGGATGATCCGCGTACCCCGCAGGTGCTGGACGGCAACTCGGGCTTCCTGCGCGAGGAGGCCAAGCTGGCCGTCATCGCGCTGTCGGACGAGGAGGACTTCTCGCCGCAGCCGGTGTCCTTCTACGAGACGTTCCTCCTGGGCCTGAAGGGGGGAGACCGGAGCAAGGTCGTCTTCTCCGCCATCGTCGGGCCGGGGGACCTGAGTGTGTGCCCCAAGGCCAGCAGCTCCGGCAGCCGCTACATCCAGCTCGCCCAGGACACGGGGGGCGTGGTGGAGAACATCTGCACGCCCAACTGGGCCGACTCGCTGGAGAAGATCTCCGAGAACGCCTTCGGCCCCAACCGCACCTTCCCGCTGAGCGAGACGCCGTCGGACCCCTCGCGCATCGTGGTGAAGGTGGATGGCGTGGAGGTGAAGACCGGGTGGGTGTACGACCGGAACACCAACACCCTCGTCTTCGACAGCGAGACGGCGCCTCCGCCCGGGGCGTCCGTGGACATCACCTACCCGGTGGGCTGCTAG
- a CDS encoding DMT family transporter, translated as MPPIPERFRGSPLLVVSSLLFAFMAFFARSVAGRLSVGQVVCARFAIGLVFLAFYFPLTGQRPRMGRPGLWALRGLFGGGSVYLYFMAIDRIAVGPASLLNSCWPLCAAILGIFILGERVNGYLATGLVATTMGAGLVIWSTVQDGVGLTLGTGALAGALSAVLSGAAVIALRALRGDTDAASIFLSFCFFGLLFGLPFAVQDWRPLTWDMLGPLLGVGLASVAAQMIFTYAMGYVTAAAGGITTQLTPAFSWLLGALLLGEPLQPLAMVGALVCTGGVLWGTGLAPRLFLPASRPSP; from the coding sequence ATGCCCCCCATCCCCGAGCGCTTCCGCGGCTCGCCCCTGCTCGTCGTCTCCAGCCTGCTCTTCGCCTTCATGGCCTTCTTCGCGCGCTCGGTGGCGGGCCGTCTCTCGGTGGGACAGGTGGTGTGCGCGCGCTTCGCCATCGGGCTCGTCTTCCTCGCGTTCTACTTCCCGCTCACCGGGCAGCGGCCACGCATGGGCCGGCCCGGGTTGTGGGCCCTGCGAGGCCTCTTCGGCGGTGGCTCCGTCTACCTCTACTTCATGGCCATCGACCGGATCGCCGTGGGGCCCGCCTCGCTGCTCAACTCCTGCTGGCCCCTCTGCGCGGCCATCCTCGGCATCTTCATATTGGGCGAGCGGGTGAACGGGTACCTGGCCACCGGGCTGGTGGCCACCACGATGGGCGCGGGGCTCGTCATCTGGAGCACGGTGCAGGACGGGGTGGGGCTCACGCTGGGCACCGGGGCCCTGGCCGGGGCGCTCTCCGCCGTCCTCAGCGGCGCGGCCGTCATCGCCCTGCGGGCCCTGCGTGGCGACACCGACGCCGCCTCCATCTTCCTCTCCTTCTGTTTCTTCGGGCTGCTGTTCGGCCTGCCCTTCGCCGTGCAGGACTGGCGTCCTCTCACCTGGGACATGCTGGGGCCGCTGCTCGGCGTGGGCCTGGCTTCGGTGGCCGCGCAGATGATCTTCACCTACGCCATGGGCTACGTGACGGCGGCCGCCGGTGGCATCACCACCCAGCTCACCCCGGCCTTCTCCTGGCTGCTCGGCGCGCTGCTGCTGGGCGAGCCCCTCCAGCCGCTCGCCATGGTGGGTGCATTGGTGTGCACGGGTGGCGTGCTGTGGGGAACGGGCCTGGCACCTCGCCTGTTCCTCCCAGCTTCCCGACCTTCACCCTGA